CTAACCCTCCTTCAAATTTTTAACGCAGTAAATGATAAAGAAAAACTTTTCAAGATCCACTCTGACTCACCCAAAGCCTGCCCACTTGGTGGCAAGATCGAAACTCTCTTAACCACCCACTTCCTAAAAGCACAAGAAGCTTTAGAGGATAGTTTAAGAAGTATTACTTTACAAGATCTATTAGATGAGCTTATTAATTTATAAAATTTAAAAAACAGGCAAACTAGGTTATAGAATTTAAAAAGTAGGCAGATATATAAAAACCAATCTATTTTTTATTAGGAACGCTATGCGCTCCTAACTATTTTTATATACTTTATGTAAGAATTTTTACAAATTTCTAGATTTATTACTCCTTACTCTTCTCTTTTTTAGCTTTACTCTTTTGTGCTTTATCTTTTAGCTTTTCTTTCTTATCTTTTATCTCTTTTATACTATCGTCTTTAGCACTATCTTTTTTCTCTTTTACTTCATCACTCTTTTTACTTACCTTTTCTTTTATCTCATCTTTTTTAGATTTTATTTTTGATTTTGTGTCATCTATCTTTGTAGTGCCTGATACTGATATATCTGATTTTAAATTTTCAAATGTCTTATCACCTATACCATTTACATTTTTTATGTCTTCTATTGAGTTAAATTTATTCGCTTTTCTATACTCTATTATTGCATCTGCCTTTGAAGATCCTATGCCATCTAAACTCATTAACTCTTCTTTTGTGGCGGTATTTAAATTTATGGCTGCTAGTAATGTAGAAGCTGCTGCTAATAGTGAGAATATAATCTTTTTCATTTTTGTCCTTTTTGGGTAAATTTGGGTTTGGAGTCTATCATATTTGGTGTTTTTAGTCAATACTCGTATAAAAGCATAAACTAAGAGATATTTATAAGCATAGAGATAAAGAGTCTGATTATTTAAAAATATAAATAAATGTAAGATTTGATATTTTGTTATAAATTAAGAAATAATATTTTAAAAGATAATTGTTTAGATAAAGAATATTAAAATTAACAAAGCCCGCAACGACCTACTTTTCCAACATCCCAGTAAGGGAGAGTATCATCAGCCAGGACGAGCTTAGCTTCTTGGTTCGAGATGGAGCAAGGCGTTTCCTCGTCTGTATAGTCACGGGCAGTGTTAAATAAAAGATATATTAGATAAATCTCTTATTT
The Campylobacter concisus genome window above contains:
- a CDS encoding Rrf2 family transcriptional regulator, coding for LTLLQIFNAVNDKEKLFKIHSDSPKACPLGGKIETLLTTHFLKAQEALEDSLRSITLQDLLDELINL
- a CDS encoding helix-hairpin-helix domain-containing protein, translating into MKKIIFSLLAAASTLLAAINLNTATKEELMSLDGIGSSKADAIIEYRKANKFNSIEDIKNVNGIGDKTFENLKSDISVSGTTKIDDTKSKIKSKKDEIKEKVSKKSDEVKEKKDSAKDDSIKEIKDKKEKLKDKAQKSKAKKEKSKE